The following proteins are co-located in the uncultured Methanobrevibacter sp. genome:
- the gatD gene encoding Glu-tRNA(Gln) amidotransferase subunit GatD encodes MSYKENTKNYIEKYGLGIGDKIKVNKEDISYTGILLDRPEDADDGYLVIKLSSGYNIGVAIDNTTAELVEKGEKPKIGFGETEIPHDDSKQNISIVSTGGTVSSVIDYRTGAVHPAFTASDLVKANPELLDYANYNVKALYNILSEDMKPEYWAKAAEEIANDISEGADGVVIAHGTDTMHYTSAALSFMLKTPVPIIITGAQRSSDRPSSDANINLIDSVVAAKSDIAEVCVCMHGSLNDEYTYLHKGTKVRKMHTSRRDTFRSINAQPIAKIQNRKVTVNPDYAYTKRGENELELNTSIEEKVGFIKSFPGISADFIEYHIDKGYKGLVIEGTGLGHVPNDIIDSFKRAEDEKIPVIMTSQCLYGRVNMNVYSTGRNIIDAGVISGIDMTPETTYVKLCWALGQSDDYAKVKEIMQTNVAGEFGEKSTIEDFLN; translated from the coding sequence ATGAGTTACAAAGAAAATACAAAAAATTATATAGAAAAGTATGGTCTGGGCATAGGAGATAAAATCAAAGTCAACAAGGAAGATATCTCCTATACAGGTATCCTTCTTGACAGGCCTGAAGATGCTGATGACGGCTATCTTGTTATTAAATTATCAAGCGGATATAACATTGGCGTAGCTATTGATAATACTACCGCAGAACTTGTTGAAAAAGGTGAAAAGCCAAAAATCGGATTTGGAGAAACTGAAATTCCCCATGACGATTCCAAACAGAACATTTCAATTGTCTCAACCGGAGGTACAGTATCATCTGTTATTGATTACAGAACAGGAGCAGTTCACCCTGCATTTACCGCATCAGATCTTGTAAAAGCAAATCCTGAACTTTTGGACTATGCAAACTACAACGTTAAGGCTTTATATAATATATTAAGTGAAGACATGAAGCCTGAATACTGGGCAAAGGCAGCAGAAGAAATTGCCAATGACATTTCAGAAGGTGCTGATGGAGTTGTAATAGCTCACGGTACCGATACAATGCACTACACTTCAGCTGCATTGAGTTTTATGCTTAAAACACCGGTTCCTATAATTATTACAGGCGCACAGAGAAGTTCAGACAGACCTTCAAGTGATGCAAACATCAACCTGATTGATTCAGTGGTTGCTGCGAAATCAGACATTGCAGAAGTTTGTGTGTGTATGCACGGAAGCCTGAATGATGAATACACATACCTTCACAAAGGAACAAAGGTTAGAAAAATGCACACTTCAAGAAGAGACACATTCAGAAGCATCAACGCTCAGCCTATAGCTAAAATCCAAAACAGAAAAGTTACAGTTAATCCAGACTACGCATACACAAAACGTGGTGAAAACGAACTGGAATTGAATACATCCATTGAGGAAAAAGTCGGATTTATCAAAAGTTTTCCAGGAATATCTGCTGACTTCATCGAATATCACATTGACAAAGGATATAAAGGCCTTGTAATTGAAGGAACAGGACTTGGACATGTTCCAAATGACATTATCGACTCATTTAAAAGAGCAGAAGATGAAAAGATACCAGTAATCATGACCTCACAGTGCCTTTACGGAAGAGTCAACATGAACGTTTACTCCACAGGACGTAACATCATTGATGCAGGAGTAATTTCAGGAATTGACATGACCCCTGAAACAACATATGTCAAGTTATGCTGGGCTTTAGGTCAAAGTGACGATTATGCAAAAGTAAAAGAGATTATGCAAACAAACGTTGCAGGTGAATTTGGAGAAAAATCCACAATTGAGGACTTCTTGAATTAA
- a CDS encoding queuosine precursor transporter: protein MFENVTKARAYAYLAGVFWAFMIISNILATRTLEIEFIVLPCSILTFPVLFIVNDILSEIYGYNMTKDIIYLGFIINTFAIVLYHIAMLFPSNSPNADAFAMLLSTTPRLFVAGLISYMLGNLLNSKVLVVLKEKYSDGLFVRCILSTVIGETVDSIIFISISFIGVLPSDVVLTMICCQIVFKSLYEILAYPVTRKVIFRLRTLDDGELKGQI, encoded by the coding sequence ATGTTTGAAAATGTGACAAAAGCTAGGGCATATGCATATTTGGCGGGAGTATTTTGGGCATTCATGATCATATCTAATATACTGGCCACCAGAACATTGGAAATAGAATTTATAGTGTTGCCGTGTTCAATACTCACATTTCCGGTACTGTTCATTGTAAATGATATTTTGTCGGAGATATACGGTTATAATATGACAAAAGATATTATTTATTTGGGTTTCATAATCAACACTTTCGCAATTGTTCTCTATCATATTGCAATGCTTTTCCCTTCAAACAGTCCTAATGCAGATGCATTTGCAATGCTTCTGTCAACTACTCCCAGACTGTTTGTTGCAGGACTTATCTCATATATGCTTGGTAATCTATTGAATTCAAAAGTTCTGGTTGTGCTGAAAGAAAAATACAGTGATGGGTTATTTGTACGTTGCATACTCAGTACTGTAATCGGTGAGACTGTTGATTCTATTATTTTCATTTCAATTTCATTCATCGGTGTTTTGCCGAGTGATGTGGTATTGACCATGATTTGCTGTCAAATTGTATTTAAATCTTTATATGAAATATTGGCTTATCCGGTAACCAGAAAAGTAATTTTTCGTCTGAGAACTTTGGATGATGGAGAATTGAAAGGTCAAATTTAA
- the gatE gene encoding Glu-tRNA(Gln) amidotransferase subunit GatE, translating into MDYEKLGLMMGLEIHQQLNSKHKLFCPCKTELVDDDFDELVQRKLRPTQSELGEIDRAALQESLRGLNFKYENFAKHTCLVENDDEPPHSLNEEALDICITIACLMNMHIVDEFHTMRKQVIDGSNTGGFQRTGMVATDGYLDTPYGRVVIESLGLEEDAARRVETKDGFTEFRLDRLGIPLAEITTDPSMHHPDQVREVAYMLGQILRSTNVKRGLGTIRQDLNISIAEGARVEIKGVQDLDLMAEIVNREVQRQLALIEIKKELNARNAEVLEEIHDLDELLEDTESKILKSAQTIKAVVLKGYDSLIGREVQPGRRFGTEIASYAKKRGVAGIFHSDELPAYGITQDEVDKVTEFLNVGDEDAFIIVAHDEDIAVSALEEVKRRAQLGLEGVVEETRKALDDGNTEYMRPLPTANRMYLETDIPLFKITNDRIEPIANNLPELPDVKQARIIEEYNLSEDLATQLVKRQEADMFEAILAEVDVDATPVASLLAYDLREIKREGFDVDVLTLDHYKAIFSLLAEGKIAKDSVRKLAVETIKTPDVEIAEIAEKNNLTMLSEDDVAKIIAEIVANNESMVKERQMGAMGPLMGMCMKQLKGKADGGMVNKIVREEIQKLI; encoded by the coding sequence ATGGATTATGAAAAATTAGGATTAATGATGGGACTTGAAATTCACCAGCAGTTAAACAGTAAGCATAAGCTATTCTGTCCATGTAAAACAGAGCTTGTTGATGATGATTTTGATGAACTGGTTCAAAGAAAACTAAGGCCGACACAGTCCGAACTTGGTGAGATTGACCGTGCGGCACTGCAGGAATCCTTAAGGGGTCTGAATTTCAAATATGAAAACTTTGCAAAACATACATGTTTGGTTGAAAACGATGATGAACCTCCTCACAGCCTGAATGAAGAAGCATTGGATATTTGTATTACAATCGCATGTTTAATGAATATGCACATTGTTGATGAATTCCATACAATGAGAAAACAGGTAATCGACGGAAGTAATACAGGAGGATTCCAGAGAACAGGTATGGTTGCAACCGACGGATATCTTGACACTCCATACGGAAGAGTTGTTATTGAAAGTTTAGGTCTTGAAGAGGATGCTGCAAGAAGAGTTGAAACCAAAGACGGATTCACAGAATTCAGACTGGACCGTTTGGGAATACCTCTTGCTGAAATTACAACTGACCCTTCAATGCATCATCCGGACCAGGTTCGTGAAGTTGCATATATGCTCGGTCAGATTCTAAGAAGTACCAACGTTAAAAGAGGTCTCGGTACAATCAGACAGGATTTGAACATTTCCATAGCAGAAGGTGCACGTGTAGAAATCAAAGGTGTTCAGGATCTTGATTTGATGGCTGAAATTGTAAACCGTGAAGTTCAAAGACAATTAGCTTTAATTGAAATTAAAAAAGAACTTAATGCAAGAAATGCTGAAGTTTTAGAAGAGATTCATGATTTGGATGAACTTCTCGAAGATACAGAATCAAAAATATTGAAATCTGCTCAAACAATTAAAGCGGTTGTTTTGAAAGGTTATGACAGTTTGATTGGTCGTGAAGTACAACCTGGAAGAAGATTCGGTACTGAAATTGCAAGCTATGCTAAAAAACGTGGCGTTGCAGGAATATTCCATTCAGATGAATTGCCTGCTTACGGAATTACTCAAGATGAAGTTGATAAAGTCACTGAATTTTTAAATGTTGGTGATGAGGACGCATTTATCATTGTAGCTCACGATGAAGACATTGCAGTATCCGCTTTGGAAGAAGTTAAAAGAAGAGCACAATTAGGTCTTGAAGGTGTTGTTGAAGAAACCCGTAAAGCCCTTGATGACGGTAACACAGAATACATGAGACCTCTTCCAACCGCAAACAGGATGTATCTTGAAACAGATATTCCCTTATTCAAGATTACCAATGACAGAATTGAACCTATTGCAAATAATCTGCCGGAACTTCCTGATGTCAAACAGGCCAGAATCATTGAAGAGTACAATTTAAGTGAAGACCTGGCAACACAGCTTGTCAAAAGGCAGGAAGCTGACATGTTTGAAGCAATTTTAGCTGAGGTTGATGTTGATGCAACACCGGTCGCTTCACTTCTTGCATATGATTTAAGAGAAATCAAAAGGGAAGGATTTGATGTTGATGTACTGACCCTTGATCACTACAAAGCAATATTTTCTCTTTTGGCAGAGGGTAAAATTGCTAAAGACAGTGTAAGAAAACTTGCGGTTGAAACAATCAAAACTCCTGACGTTGAAATAGCTGAAATTGCAGAGAAAAACAATTTAACCATGCTCAGTGAAGATGACGTGGCAAAAATCATTGCTGAAATTGTAGCAAACAATGAATCAATGGTTAAAGAACGTCAAATGGGTGCAATGGGTCCTTTAATGGGAATGTGTATGAAACAACTTAAAGGAAAAGCCGACGGTGGTATGGTTAACAAGATTGTTCGTGAAGAAATTCAAAAATTAATTTAG